From the genome of Silurus meridionalis isolate SWU-2019-XX chromosome 12, ASM1480568v1, whole genome shotgun sequence, one region includes:
- the LOC124394439 gene encoding transmembrane protein 25 isoform X2 yields MEFVCIRWKARFSVLLFHTFTWGWTGHARALDPAPKIDGRQHSEVTVQENITHSFNCQSEGWSPQAPPLLTWFLNGERQSEVSGSRGPGRLVMSSQNNRGTMTFSSERNSTFTLRPKKWDRELVCAALNPYGGESYNATVVLNVQFQPEILRVNAHYSETADPGISLVLFALVRSNPPATITWVDQSGQLVANTTDFLILDSRSYPWLANHSLQVVLSSLSGNVSLSANNSLGSAQTNLTLTEFLQSRVEVPVLGIVTGGVAGFVTLLILTLMVLCLLHKDKTKIIEEPVAIPMTQDCNRSDQAQTNKVYLPRENMSLPSNVPLNDHSALCKGRLPNSRQNTLTRKTKEEEEEDLSLAYAARGFARYPMVGYIYKVNSTSSEEIWL; encoded by the exons ATGGAGTTTGTGTGCATTAGATGGAAGGCGAGGTTCTCCGTCCTGCTCTTTCACACCTTTACTTGGGGATGGACAG gCCACGCACGGGCACTTGACCCCGCCCCCAAGATCGATGGACGCCAACACTCGGAGGTCACTGTGCAAGAAAACATCACTCATAGCTTTAATTGCCAATCAGAAGGCTGGAGCCCACAAGCCCCACCTCTTCTCACCTGGTTTCTCAATggtgagagacagagtgaggtTTCGGGGAGCCGGGGGCCGGGGCGGTTGGTGATGTCCTCGCAGAATAACAGGGGAACCATGACGTTCAGTTCGGAGCGAAACAGCACCTTCACCCTGCGGCCCAAGAAGTGGGATCGCGAGCTGGTGTGCGCCGCCTTGAACCCGTACGGTGGAGAGAGCTACAACGCCACCGTTGTCCTTAACGTTCAGT TTCAGCCGGAGATCCTGCGAGTCAACGCCCACTACAGTGAGACCGCTGACCCCGGGATCTCCCTGGTGCTCTTTGCATTGGTTCGCTCCAACCCCCCTGCCACCATCACGTGGGTGGATCAATCTGGCCAACTGGTAGCCAACACCACCGACTTTCTCATCCTGGACTCGCGGAGCTACCCCTGGCTGGCCAATCACAGCCTACAGGTCGTGCTGAGCAGCCTATCAGGAAACGTCTCACTCAGCGCCAACAACAGCCTCGGCTCTGCCCAGACCAACCTGACGCTCACAG AATTCCTGCAGTCTCGGGTGGAAGTGCCGGTGCTCGGGATCGTCACGGGCGGAGTCGCAGGCTTCGTCACGCTCCTCATCCTCACTCTGATGGTGCTTTGTCTTCTGCATAAGGACAAAACCAAAATCATCG aggAACCCGTCGCTATTCCAATGACCCAAGACTG taACAGATCGGACCAAGCGCAGACGAACAAAGTGTATCTGCCTCGTGAGAACATGTCTCTGCCCTCCAACGTGCCGCTCAACGACCACAGCGCTCTGTGTAAAG GACGACTTCCGAACTCCAGGCAGAACACTTTGACTCGGAAGActaaagaggaggaggaagaggaccTCTCGTTGGCCTACGCcgccagag gttTCGCCAGATACCCCATGGTCGGTTACATCTACAAAGTAAACAGCACAAGCAGTGAAGAGATCTGGCTTTGa
- the LOC124394439 gene encoding transmembrane protein 25 isoform X1 has translation MEFVCIRWKARFSVLLFHTFTWGWTGHARALDPAPKIDGRQHSEVTVQENITHSFNCQSEGWSPQAPPLLTWFLNGERQSEVSGSRGPGRLVMSSQNNRGTMTFSSERNSTFTLRPKKWDRELVCAALNPYGGESYNATVVLNVQFQPEILRVNAHYSETADPGISLVLFALVRSNPPATITWVDQSGQLVANTTDFLILDSRSYPWLANHSLQVVLSSLSGNVSLSANNSLGSAQTNLTLTEFLQSRVEVPVLGIVTGGVAGFVTLLILTLMVLCLLHKDKTKIIEEPVAIPMTQDCNRSDQAQTNKVYLPRENMSLPSNVPLNDHSALCKGRLPNSRQNTLTRKTKEEEEEDLSLAYAARGQRSPHLKVFRQIPHGRLHLQSKQHKQ, from the exons ATGGAGTTTGTGTGCATTAGATGGAAGGCGAGGTTCTCCGTCCTGCTCTTTCACACCTTTACTTGGGGATGGACAG gCCACGCACGGGCACTTGACCCCGCCCCCAAGATCGATGGACGCCAACACTCGGAGGTCACTGTGCAAGAAAACATCACTCATAGCTTTAATTGCCAATCAGAAGGCTGGAGCCCACAAGCCCCACCTCTTCTCACCTGGTTTCTCAATggtgagagacagagtgaggtTTCGGGGAGCCGGGGGCCGGGGCGGTTGGTGATGTCCTCGCAGAATAACAGGGGAACCATGACGTTCAGTTCGGAGCGAAACAGCACCTTCACCCTGCGGCCCAAGAAGTGGGATCGCGAGCTGGTGTGCGCCGCCTTGAACCCGTACGGTGGAGAGAGCTACAACGCCACCGTTGTCCTTAACGTTCAGT TTCAGCCGGAGATCCTGCGAGTCAACGCCCACTACAGTGAGACCGCTGACCCCGGGATCTCCCTGGTGCTCTTTGCATTGGTTCGCTCCAACCCCCCTGCCACCATCACGTGGGTGGATCAATCTGGCCAACTGGTAGCCAACACCACCGACTTTCTCATCCTGGACTCGCGGAGCTACCCCTGGCTGGCCAATCACAGCCTACAGGTCGTGCTGAGCAGCCTATCAGGAAACGTCTCACTCAGCGCCAACAACAGCCTCGGCTCTGCCCAGACCAACCTGACGCTCACAG AATTCCTGCAGTCTCGGGTGGAAGTGCCGGTGCTCGGGATCGTCACGGGCGGAGTCGCAGGCTTCGTCACGCTCCTCATCCTCACTCTGATGGTGCTTTGTCTTCTGCATAAGGACAAAACCAAAATCATCG aggAACCCGTCGCTATTCCAATGACCCAAGACTG taACAGATCGGACCAAGCGCAGACGAACAAAGTGTATCTGCCTCGTGAGAACATGTCTCTGCCCTCCAACGTGCCGCTCAACGACCACAGCGCTCTGTGTAAAG GACGACTTCCGAACTCCAGGCAGAACACTTTGACTCGGAAGActaaagaggaggaggaagaggaccTCTCGTTGGCCTACGCcgccagaggtcagaggtcaccgcatctgaaagt gttTCGCCAGATACCCCATGGTCGGTTACATCTACAAAGTAAACAGCACAAGCAGTGA
- the LOC124394439 gene encoding transmembrane protein 25 isoform X3, whose protein sequence is MEFVCIRWKARFSVLLFHTFTWGWTGHARALDPAPKIDGRQHSEVTVQENITHSFNCQSEGWSPQAPPLLTWFLNGERQSEVSGSRGPGRLVMSSQNNRGTMTFSSERNSTFTLRPKKWDRELVCAALNPYGGESYNATVVLNVQFQPEILRVNAHYSETADPGISLVLFALVRSNPPATITWVDQSGQLVANTTDFLILDSRSYPWLANHSLQVVLSSLSGNVSLSANNSLGSAQTNLTLTEFLQSRVEVPVLGIVTGGVAGFVTLLILTLMVLCLLHKDKTKIIEEPVAIPMTQDCNRSDQAQTNKVYLPRENMSLPSNVPLNDHSALCKGRLPNSRQNTLTRKTKEEEEEDLSLAYAARGQRSPHLKVSPDTPWSVTSTK, encoded by the exons ATGGAGTTTGTGTGCATTAGATGGAAGGCGAGGTTCTCCGTCCTGCTCTTTCACACCTTTACTTGGGGATGGACAG gCCACGCACGGGCACTTGACCCCGCCCCCAAGATCGATGGACGCCAACACTCGGAGGTCACTGTGCAAGAAAACATCACTCATAGCTTTAATTGCCAATCAGAAGGCTGGAGCCCACAAGCCCCACCTCTTCTCACCTGGTTTCTCAATggtgagagacagagtgaggtTTCGGGGAGCCGGGGGCCGGGGCGGTTGGTGATGTCCTCGCAGAATAACAGGGGAACCATGACGTTCAGTTCGGAGCGAAACAGCACCTTCACCCTGCGGCCCAAGAAGTGGGATCGCGAGCTGGTGTGCGCCGCCTTGAACCCGTACGGTGGAGAGAGCTACAACGCCACCGTTGTCCTTAACGTTCAGT TTCAGCCGGAGATCCTGCGAGTCAACGCCCACTACAGTGAGACCGCTGACCCCGGGATCTCCCTGGTGCTCTTTGCATTGGTTCGCTCCAACCCCCCTGCCACCATCACGTGGGTGGATCAATCTGGCCAACTGGTAGCCAACACCACCGACTTTCTCATCCTGGACTCGCGGAGCTACCCCTGGCTGGCCAATCACAGCCTACAGGTCGTGCTGAGCAGCCTATCAGGAAACGTCTCACTCAGCGCCAACAACAGCCTCGGCTCTGCCCAGACCAACCTGACGCTCACAG AATTCCTGCAGTCTCGGGTGGAAGTGCCGGTGCTCGGGATCGTCACGGGCGGAGTCGCAGGCTTCGTCACGCTCCTCATCCTCACTCTGATGGTGCTTTGTCTTCTGCATAAGGACAAAACCAAAATCATCG aggAACCCGTCGCTATTCCAATGACCCAAGACTG taACAGATCGGACCAAGCGCAGACGAACAAAGTGTATCTGCCTCGTGAGAACATGTCTCTGCCCTCCAACGTGCCGCTCAACGACCACAGCGCTCTGTGTAAAG GACGACTTCCGAACTCCAGGCAGAACACTTTGACTCGGAAGActaaagaggaggaggaagaggaccTCTCGTTGGCCTACGCcgccagaggtcagaggtcaccgcatctgaaa gttTCGCCAGATACCCCATGGTCGGTTACATCTACAAAGTAA